The following proteins come from a genomic window of Candidatus Neomarinimicrobiota bacterium:
- a CDS encoding sigma factor-like helix-turn-helix DNA-binding protein, producing the protein KAEIKRVLKTIPKREAEIIRYYFGIDMDRPLTLEEIGEMLSLTRERVRQLKERAIQRLRHTTRAHLLRSFLG; encoded by the coding sequence AAGGCCGAGATTAAGCGAGTGCTAAAGACCATCCCGAAGCGGGAGGCCGAAATCATTCGTTACTACTTTGGCATCGACATGGATAGACCTCTGACACTGGAGGAAATCGGGGAAATGCTCTCCCTCACACGTGAACGCGTACGTCAGCTCAAGGAAAGGGCCATTCAGCGCCTGAGACATACTACTCGTGCTCACCTCCTCCGTTCCTTTCTCGGCTGA
- a CDS encoding M23 family metallopeptidase produces MSWLPSTKTRISRGFRFVVLRDNDSNVHQWSLSRNTFLAVSFLAIVLCSVLLFFTADFMTGILYQARLNEIQENSRSVTDLLLDTQDRLDRLGEEVEEIEEKDRALRTYANLPPIDTDIRKVGVGGMKLRSRASLADVMPDIESRVSKLQLNLDELSRKVKLEKESYETIYRSIRTQSDMLSSIPSINPVRGGYFNTGFGNRRDPFTSEERFHQGLDISATRGTPVYAAADGNVAYSGYRGSYGKTIKINHGRGYQSLYAHLHRINVGRGRKIKRGDIIGEVGNTGRSTAPHLHYEVHYYGTPQNPQNYFFTGPLR; encoded by the coding sequence TTGAGTTGGCTGCCGTCCACTAAAACCAGGATTTCCAGGGGTTTTCGTTTTGTCGTTCTTCGCGATAACGACAGTAACGTTCACCAGTGGTCCCTATCCAGAAACACCTTCCTGGCTGTATCCTTTCTTGCCATCGTCCTCTGTTCAGTCCTCCTTTTTTTCACGGCTGATTTTATGACTGGAATCCTCTACCAGGCACGATTGAATGAGATCCAGGAGAACAGCCGTTCCGTCACAGACCTTCTCCTGGATACCCAGGATCGGCTGGATCGTCTTGGAGAAGAAGTGGAGGAGATAGAAGAAAAGGACAGAGCGCTCCGGACTTATGCCAATCTTCCTCCCATCGACACAGACATCCGCAAGGTCGGTGTGGGTGGAATGAAACTGAGAAGCCGTGCGAGTCTGGCAGATGTGATGCCTGACATTGAATCCAGGGTTTCCAAGCTTCAGCTCAACCTGGATGAATTGTCAAGGAAGGTGAAACTCGAGAAAGAGAGTTATGAGACCATTTACAGGTCGATCCGAACTCAATCTGATATGCTTTCTTCAATACCTTCCATCAACCCTGTTCGCGGTGGCTATTTCAACACGGGTTTTGGCAACCGGCGGGATCCATTCACGAGCGAGGAGAGGTTCCATCAGGGTCTGGATATTTCGGCGACCAGAGGTACGCCTGTTTACGCGGCTGCTGACGGAAATGTCGCATACTCCGGTTACCGCGGAAGCTACGGCAAAACGATCAAGATCAATCATGGACGCGGGTATCAATCACTGTATGCCCATCTTCATAGAATAAATGTGGGGCGGGGGAGGAAGATCAAACGGGGTGATATCATAGGTGAAGTGGGCAATACAGGAAGATCCACAGCGCCTCATCTGCACTACGAAGTACACTATTACGGGACGCCTCAAAATCCTCAGAACTACTTCTTTACCGGGCCTCTCCGGTAA
- the miaB gene encoding tRNA (N6-isopentenyl adenosine(37)-C2)-methylthiotransferase MiaB, whose amino-acid sequence MGRYFLETYGCQMNVADSELVAGIMKREGYTKTGSPVDADVIFLNTCAIREHAEEKIYSRLGTLKEFKERKPELLLGILGCMGQHVKNDLLDRKSYLDFVLGPDSYRRIPELLNRRMVLGDSIVDTRLSRFEVYDGLFPSRAQGINAWISIMRGCDKFCTFCIVPFTRGRERSRSVVSIVQEIRTAVDEGFVEITLLGQNVNSYQHDGARFPDLLDSVARIPGVLRIRFTSPHPKDVDDRMLLVMRDHDTICKAIHLPLQAGADRILRRMNRTYTQSEYLSQVERIRQIVPGCALSTDIIVGFPGETHHEFEQTLKVMETVKFGSAFTFKYSPRPGTKAAEYPLQVPEKEKQDRLEEVIRFQREHTYLTNKREIGRTLEVLVEKDSKKSSSMWVGRTDTNKWVIFPKGDERVKDLVKVRIMEAHGISLFGERVENMEYSRAPG is encoded by the coding sequence ATGGGTCGATATTTCCTTGAAACATACGGTTGCCAAATGAACGTCGCCGATTCCGAGCTGGTGGCGGGGATCATGAAGCGGGAAGGTTATACGAAAACGGGATCGCCTGTGGACGCAGATGTTATTTTCCTGAATACTTGCGCCATCCGTGAGCACGCAGAGGAGAAAATCTACTCCCGCCTTGGAACCCTTAAGGAATTCAAAGAGAGGAAGCCGGAACTCCTCCTGGGCATCCTTGGCTGTATGGGGCAGCATGTGAAGAACGATCTTCTGGACAGAAAATCCTACCTCGATTTTGTTCTGGGTCCGGATTCCTATCGCAGAATTCCTGAACTCCTGAACCGGCGAATGGTATTGGGGGATTCCATTGTGGATACACGGTTGTCCCGGTTTGAAGTCTACGACGGCCTGTTCCCGTCCAGAGCTCAGGGTATCAATGCCTGGATTTCCATCATGCGAGGGTGCGACAAGTTTTGCACGTTCTGTATTGTCCCGTTTACGCGCGGTAGGGAGAGGAGCCGGTCAGTGGTAAGTATTGTCCAGGAAATCCGGACGGCGGTAGACGAAGGATTCGTAGAGATCACCCTATTGGGTCAGAACGTGAATTCCTATCAACATGACGGTGCCAGGTTTCCTGATTTGCTCGACTCGGTGGCGCGTATACCGGGAGTTCTCAGGATACGGTTTACATCTCCACATCCCAAGGATGTCGACGACCGTATGCTTCTCGTTATGCGTGATCACGATACTATCTGCAAAGCCATTCATCTTCCACTTCAGGCGGGAGCCGACAGAATCTTAAGACGCATGAATCGTACATACACACAATCCGAATATCTGTCTCAGGTGGAGCGAATAAGACAAATAGTGCCAGGCTGTGCCCTCTCAACCGACATTATTGTGGGATTTCCAGGGGAGACTCACCATGAATTTGAACAGACTCTGAAGGTGATGGAAACAGTCAAGTTTGGCTCGGCATTTACGTTCAAGTATTCACCGAGGCCCGGGACAAAAGCTGCCGAGTATCCCCTTCAAGTCCCTGAGAAAGAAAAACAGGACAGGCTGGAGGAGGTTATTAGATTTCAGAGAGAGCATACTTATTTAACTAACAAGAGGGAAATAGGAAGAACACTTGAAGTGTTGGTTGAGAAAGACAGCAAGAAATCCTCCTCAATGTGGGTGGGGAGGACCGATACAAACAAGTGGGTAATTTTTCCCAAGGGGGATGAACGTGTCAAAGATCTGGTGAAAGTGAGAATCATGGAAGCGCACGGTATTTCTCTTTTCGGTGAGCGGGTTGAAAACATGGAGTACAGCCGTGCGCCTGGCTAA
- a CDS encoding LapA family protein — MRLAKVFLGLLIILGLLIVLIRNTGTVTVDLMFKLYENTPLAIVLVITLAIGILIGFGIALTSILTSKTETRILRGESKRLSDELNALRNIALQEGSYEVDDEEE; from the coding sequence GTGCGCCTGGCTAAGGTTTTTCTGGGACTCCTGATTATTCTCGGTTTGCTCATAGTTTTGATCAGGAACACTGGAACGGTTACCGTGGATCTAATGTTCAAGCTATATGAGAATACGCCCCTGGCTATTGTACTGGTGATTACCCTCGCTATCGGTATTCTTATCGGTTTCGGCATCGCCCTTACCTCGATTCTTACGAGCAAGACTGAAACCCGAATTTTGCGAGGGGAAAGCAAAAGACTTTCCGACGAACTCAACGCTCTGAGAAATATAGCGTTGCAGGAAGGTTCTTACGAGGTCGACGACGAAGAAGAGTAG
- a CDS encoding tetratricopeptide repeat protein → MRDLVEIDTDHVGAYIRLGDILRARERPDQAAKIHQSLTFRRRLTTAQKVEIFSSLAKDYYSSGNYSRAEENANRVVQLDRKNRWAAEYLIQICEEQERWLDATEYLKRFEKLSGGNGLRRRAFHRMMEGRSREKDSRSDDARAEYRKATKIDAAYADPYLYLGNLDEQEGNLEAAVENWKEFARLSPSSGKQVLNRLEKALFELGRFGEVEDFYRKLLEKNLRDKEVLSALVNVLQAKGEYDEALDVIEDALSRDDSSILARLARLQMMLKKNDQQELSDEVEKIVRLLHGNAATPKRSS, encoded by the coding sequence TTGCGCGATCTTGTTGAGATCGATACGGATCATGTCGGTGCTTACATCAGGTTGGGAGACATCTTGCGGGCGAGGGAAAGACCGGATCAGGCGGCCAAGATACATCAATCTCTCACTTTTCGACGTCGGTTGACAACCGCTCAAAAGGTTGAGATTTTCTCGAGCCTGGCAAAGGATTACTATTCCTCGGGCAATTATTCCCGTGCTGAGGAGAATGCAAACCGGGTAGTTCAACTCGACAGGAAGAACCGGTGGGCGGCGGAGTATTTGATACAGATTTGTGAAGAGCAAGAGCGGTGGCTGGATGCGACCGAATACCTGAAACGGTTCGAAAAGCTCTCGGGAGGCAATGGGCTGCGTCGCCGGGCATTCCACCGCATGATGGAAGGCCGATCCAGGGAGAAGGACAGTAGGAGCGATGATGCTCGCGCGGAGTACAGGAAGGCAACGAAAATCGATGCGGCCTATGCCGATCCTTATCTATACCTGGGCAATCTGGATGAACAGGAGGGAAATCTTGAGGCGGCAGTAGAGAATTGGAAGGAGTTCGCCAGACTTTCCCCATCATCGGGAAAGCAGGTTCTTAACAGATTGGAGAAGGCCCTTTTTGAGCTCGGCCGGTTCGGGGAGGTCGAAGATTTCTACAGGAAACTTCTCGAAAAGAACTTGCGAGACAAGGAAGTCTTGTCAGCACTTGTGAACGTGTTGCAGGCAAAAGGAGAATACGATGAGGCTTTGGATGTCATCGAGGATGCCTTGTCCAGGGATGATTCGTCGATTCTTGCCCGTTTGGCCCGACTTCAGATGATGCTCAAGAAAAATGATCAGCAGGAGCTCTCAGATGAAGTTGAGAAAATCGTTCGATTATTGCATGGCAATGCCGCCACTCCGAAACGCTCCTCATAA
- a CDS encoding SPOR domain-containing protein, producing the protein MKLRKSFDYCMAMPPLRNAPHKHAVRSVNSVSLRIVFVLALGFGVAEAQDLQPYFRMVEEGKTKRVRDEITRLLEQYPNHPGVIFLGAVTQDRAENAIITYKQLIQDFPDSPYADDAMMKVGEYLFARGLYTQSSRELARVPKKYPRSEHVQRAIDLQINSLLATGERDSVDYYVRLYRSRFPGLDFEYNLDSDKPLVNRPLTASTPSGLSEGMRQPSVSSLNALPKTRPTPTPRVEEDTQPPEEKVSPSVPKPFVIQVGAYGSKDNALRQKMRLEQMGYDVDLVPITSRGKTLQAVQIIRFATRGEAARVGEKLKSDLGFGYIVLRRPEK; encoded by the coding sequence ATGAAGTTGAGAAAATCGTTCGATTATTGCATGGCAATGCCGCCACTCCGAAACGCTCCTCATAAACATGCCGTCCGTTCCGTGAATAGCGTTTCCTTGAGAATTGTCTTTGTCTTGGCCCTGGGATTTGGAGTGGCTGAAGCGCAAGATCTTCAGCCATACTTTCGCATGGTGGAGGAGGGCAAGACCAAGCGTGTCCGGGATGAGATCACCCGTCTCCTGGAACAATACCCGAACCATCCAGGTGTCATTTTTCTTGGCGCGGTTACCCAGGACAGAGCGGAGAACGCGATCATCACATACAAACAGCTTATTCAGGACTTTCCGGACAGCCCCTACGCCGATGATGCTATGATGAAGGTGGGGGAATATCTGTTTGCGAGAGGTTTGTATACGCAGTCGAGCCGGGAACTCGCAAGAGTTCCAAAGAAATACCCCAGGTCGGAACATGTTCAACGAGCTATCGATTTGCAGATCAATTCACTGCTCGCCACGGGAGAACGCGACAGTGTGGACTACTATGTACGGCTTTACCGGTCCCGGTTTCCCGGTCTCGATTTCGAATACAATCTGGATTCGGACAAACCTCTCGTGAATCGTCCATTGACGGCATCGACGCCCAGCGGCCTATCTGAAGGGATGAGACAACCGTCCGTGTCATCCCTCAATGCACTCCCGAAGACTCGCCCTACTCCTACTCCCCGAGTTGAAGAAGATACTCAGCCACCGGAAGAAAAGGTTTCCCCCTCCGTGCCGAAGCCTTTTGTTATTCAAGTGGGAGCTTACGGTTCCAAGGACAATGCCCTCAGGCAGAAAATGCGTCTTGAACAGATGGGGTACGATGTGGACCTGGTTCCCATTACATCCAGGGGGAAAACATTACAAGCCGTTCAAATTATTCGATTTGCGACACGTGGCGAAGCTGCCAGAGTAGGGGAGAAGCTGAAGTCGGATCTCGGCTTCGGCTATATTGTATTGCGCAGGCCTGAGAAGTGA